The Liolophura sinensis isolate JHLJ2023 chromosome 8, CUHK_Ljap_v2, whole genome shotgun sequence sequence tggtatacgaatgttcgTTTCGAGGCAAAGATACAAATAGGTAGACGTCTACATACCTTGAAATAAAGTGATACAAAGAGCTTTAATGGAAAAACTGTCGTGAAGATTTTTTCTTACAATCTTGTATGGATTTGCATGGATGGCagtaattgtacatgtaactcttgattcttatttatttgggCGCATATATGCTCAACACAATAATCAAGGCAGCACAACAAAATTCTTCGAGCGAATACTTTGTAGACACATAGGGAATGAAAGGGGGTGATTTATCTTCTGATATAACGGAGTATATTGTACATATGAGGGTCAGTAGGTTCCTATAGATCTGGCCCAATTGAAGAGACGTTTCACCTTAATAAATAAGGCTTTGTTCAATGGAGACACCTAGGTCAATATAGGAATCGAGTTTATAATGGTATGACTGATTAATTTGTGTATTATATAACGACCGATGTGATCAagtttttgatatatatatatatatatatatatatatatatatatatatatatatatatatatatatatatatatatatcggtagCCAGGtttatggaaggaggaaaccacagtgccaGGACTAAACCACCGAGCTTCCTCTTGTACATGACAAGGCCACAGGCGAAACAGCGAGAAcgggattcgaacacgcgacatCAATGGTCAAAAGTCATCTCTGCCAACTGAACCCCCTTAGTGTGTCTTTATGTGGATGGTCAGGGAACAGGAAGAGGGGGTGAAAGGGTGTATGTACGGTGGGGGGAGGAGGTGGAGATTATAAGCCTTGCTGTGAAAAAGTTCTCACCTGCACGTTCTACCAGAGTTGATGGGCTTTGGTCGTACCCGCGAGACAGTAGGGaacaagggacacaactctgcaAAGAACTCTTCGCACAGTTGTAGCGCGCTGAGGATGACAACATTTTGACATATTGACAAATTAACTTTCAGCGCTGTTCGCGATCTGCGTGAGTATTTTACGACAATACATTTGAGTTTGCTGTCCAGCGGTGTAAACCACAGTATTTCGTAACAATGGCATTTATTAAATGTGGATAACAATGGCATTTCATTGCGATGATGATGGGATATTTTGCCTTtgttagttgttgttgttgttgttcagttcTACCTTATGCATCCATGGGTGGATGATGAATCCAGATGATGACCGTAGATGATTTGTCATACCAAACCTGTTGATAAACTTTCTGTCCCAGTTTCACTGTTCTTTCATGAGGTTACGAATTTATGATACGTAAAGGGCAGTTGTTGAACCCCTTCCCAGATGTTtattgtgaaaagctggttTTTCAATAAATTAACATCATTCAATCACGTGACAGCAACCTGAACTTTAAATTTCCCGGATAAAGATTATGTTGTGGATACAGCTGTTTTAGTCCAAGACTGTTCTGACGTTAGACTTGGCAGAATTTTGTTTGGCCAAATATGgtcccaaaccaacgtcagagcgtgctaaatttaaaaacctgatgtagTTGCATCAAAAGTTGAGACCCATCCAATACTTCTCCATCGCCTTAAGCTTGCAGACACCACAGCCAGTCGTATTGATCCTATAGGCTCagtcatgtatgtgtagtatgCACAAAGAAGGACAAGGTTGGAAACAAATTTCTTGGTGTCTTGCAAGTCTCACACTGCCAGTAGTTTGCCAAAAATATCAACAGTGTGGGAAGAATCCATTAATCCAGACATCAACATGTAGATTAATGATTTATCTGGACACAGTACCATATCAACCAAGTTTGAACGTCAggcttcaaatattttttttttttcttttctgtctaTTCTATCCGGTAACATGACATAGGTTGATATTATAGAGTAGACAGAAGACAATGGTGCTGTGTCCAGATAAATCACTGTAACTGTGACCCATGTattgaaatccttcaaccattacactggtgcCGTGACCATGGGCGTGTCATGGGAGAGGGGATGGATTTAAGTGGGGAGCCGTGTAAggggagcagctttccagtgctgaTACTAGCAGTAGCTGGTAAGAATTTCATTTTAGCCCAGTTCGTATAGCACTGACTGCAGAGACCCAAGTTTGCATCCTTGTGTGGCCCGCGTATATGAAATCCTTAACCATTACATCACTAATCTACTTGCTGACATTTCGATGACTTCTGTTTACATAGTGGATAATTCCCACAGTCTGTTGGTGGCATAAGGCGAACATGACACCACAAAGTGCAGTTGAGTGTAAAACTAACAGAGAAATGCTTTGTTTCTAAAATCTGTGAAACTTTCTTTGCAACCTTGTCCttctttatatatacagtatacatatatatatatatatatattagtatgGCCAGGCCTGTTGGATTGATTATTTGCCTACATTATGTGTagttgtgtatttgtttatctacatgtttctcttttgtgtttttttttttcttttcccagGAGATTTTGTCAAATTAACATTGCAATGATGGATTTCAACTACCGAGAGAACGACTTACAAGAAGCAATAGAAACTGGCGACCTGGCCAGAGTGAAGCAActggtggagagtgggataaaCCTGAACTCTATATTGCACAGTGTCAGGCGGCGTGAGAGTGCTACCATCCTGGGTATGGCTGCCTTTGAGGGACAGATTGAAATCATGGAATACCTAATAAAGGCAGGGGCTTCAGTCAACTTGAAAGATCCTTACTTTGGTCGCAACGCTCTTCACTGGGCATGCCAGGGTGGCTGGTTTGAGGGGGTGAAGCTGTTGCTACAGTTTAAAGTAGACGTTAACTGCGTAGACAGAGACAATGTATCCCCAATACTGCGTGCTTCCATGACTGGTAGTGCTGACATCACAAAACTGCTCATTCGCCATGGTGCTGAGGTGAGCCAGCAGGATCGGCTGAGGTCATCTGCGCTTCATTATTCCAGCTTCCACGGGACTTCCAGTGTCACGCGGGAACTCATCAAGGCAGGGTGCATACATAATAATCCCACTATATTCGGTCAGGGAACACCGCTAGCTAATCTggtctaccacagtgatattACAAACTGTTCTCTGCTCCTTGAGGCTGGCTATACACTAGAAAATGAAACTTGGCTCAGCAGCTACAAGCACAGTTCCCTGCCAAACATCGACAAAGATCTCTCTGCCTGCGTAGAAATAGTGCTCAGAGCTCGGAGGACTGTTCCCCCTCTAATGAAGATATGTCGTATGGTTGTGCGCAAAGTAATGGCTGGGGTCAATCTGAATGCTAGGATGGCCCAGTTGCCACTGCCACATTCCCTGGTGTGCTACCTGTGCTTACAgtaattttaaacatgttatcaGGTTAGCATGTTACAAGTATGTGCCTGTGGATCCCTgatgacacactgacatgtGGCTGTATCAGACTATACCTAagtatttcattatttactgtttatttgtttgtttctaaaCTACAAGTGTTAGGCAAGGAGTAATTTTGGGTTGCTTTTGAAAACAAGTCTGTACACTGAGATCTATATACTACTAGTCAGTTTTGTGTAGTGTATGGAAGTGTACAAGGTCATGATTCACTTTGTTGTAGAAAAGTTGATTGGGCTTTATTAGAGATCTTTATTGTTGCTAAATATATTGGAATGTTACTTCTGGTCTTGTGATCTATCTTCTGTTCTTGCCTGCGATACTTGCATTGGTCACAAACGATTAGGTAACAGGCACACAAAAACATACTTATGCTGATAAATTGCTGTGTCATCCACCTGCAGGGATTATTTTGACTCCGAGAGCAATACTTGTTTATGTTAGTTTTCACCTGGCTTGTAGACATGACAGTCAGTATTGTTGTTTGTTACTTTTACTATTTTTGCAATTTAGCATGATGTGTTATTTTCTCTTTGCTACCTCCAGTATCTGTTGTGAGTAATTATTTGTTATCAAAGGTGGGTTTTGTTTGCGGTTGTTCAAGTCTGCAGTTGATTATATGATGCTTCCATGTTTGCGGTAAGTAACATTTGTTGTGCTACTACATtgatatttgtatgtatatacattgtataaatataatataagtgTACAGATACGTTTGTATCATTGTAAGACAATGGTGGCTGTTTACCAATAACACACCACAAAGAATATATTCTGAGGTATGAAGCTTATTTAGTCCTGAAcctaagatttaatatttaaatttatattttagtaTTTAATGCCAATGTTTGTGCTGCTGATATTTTTAGCCTTGGCAGTCAATCCATCATTTTTGTGAGCGAATCATGCATTAGTATTTTATTTCCTAATCCATGCATGGATGGGTGGAAACTTTGCTGGTTCTACCAAGTAGACCTGCACTTGTCAGATTCATTaaaaaattatgcaaatgaGCTATGATGTCATCAACTGTCTATAAATTTAAACAGGTTCAAGTTTATCTTCTTATGAAATatcttttcagttttttggcaGCATATGGAAAATGATTTCTGCCACCAGATTGAGTGATTctattttgtaaacatgataTTAATTGCTAAGGCAACCACTTACTAGAGCTTATATATGGACCGGTTACTTTTGATGAAAATGGTTATTTGGGATCCAGAATATAAACATTAACTGATGGGaaattaatgttaaacatttaaTGCTGCTGAGGTTAACAAATTGAGGTAACAAATTGTTTTTATAATCTGTGAAAATTAAATCTGCACAAAATAGTCTCCTTGTGCATAATTGCATCTGTTTACACCATTGTATTAACATTGACATGTAGCAAACTGAACTTCACAATTATGGATCATTGAATTAACACTGACATGTAGCCAACTGAACTTCACAATTACAGACCATTGAATTAACATTGACATGTAGCAAACTGAACTTCACAATTACAGACCATTGAATTAACATTGACATGTAGCCAACTGAACTTCACAATTACAGACCATTGAATTAACACTGACATGTAGCCAACTGAACTTCACAATTACAGACCATTGAATTAACACTGACATGTAGCCAACTGAACTTCACAATTACAGACCATTGAATTAACATTGACATGTAGCAAACTGAACATCACAATTATGGATCATTGAATTAACATTGACATGTAGCCAACTGAACTTCACAATTACACACCATTGAATTAACACTGACATGTAGCCAACTGAACTTCACAATTACAGACCATTGAATTAACATTGACATGTAGCAAACTGAACGTCACAATTATGGATCATTGAATTAACATTGACATGTAGCCAACTGAACTTCACAATTACAGACCATTGAATTAACATTGACATGTAGCAAACTGAACGTCACAATTATGGATCATTGAATTAACATTGACATGTAGCCAACTGAACTTCACAATTACAGACCATTGAATTAACACTGACATGTAGCAAACTGAACTTCACAATTACAGACCATTGAATTAACACTGACATGTAGCCAACTGAACTTCACAATTACAGACCATTGACTTAACATTGACATGTAGCAAACTGAACTTCACAATTGTGGATCATTGAATTAACATTGACATGTAGCCAACTGAACTTCACAATTACAGACCATTGAATTAACACTGACATGTAGCAAACTGAACTTCACAATTACAGACCATTGAATTAACATTGACATGTAGCCAACTGAACTTCACAATTACAGACCATTGAATTAACACTGACATGTAGCAAACTGAACTTCACAATTACAGACCATTGAATTAACACTGACATGTAGCAAACTGAACTTCACAATTACAGACCATTGAATTAACATTGACATGTAGCAAACTGAACTTCAAAATTATGGATCATTGAATTAACATTGACATGTAGCCAACTGAACTTCACAATTACAGACCATTGAATTAACACTGACATGTAGCCAACTGAACTTCACAATTACAGACCATTGACTTAACATTGACAGGTAGCAAACTGAACTTCACAATAACAGATCATTGAATTAACATTGACATGTAGCCAACTGAACTTCACAATTACAGACCATTGAATTAACACTGACATGTAGCAAACTGAACTTCACAATTACAGACCATTGCATTAACACTGACATGTAGCAAACTGAACTTCACAATTACAGACCATTGAATTATCACTGACATGTAGCCAACTGAACTTCACAATTACAGACCATTGACTTAAGATTGACATGTAGCCAACTGAACTTCACAATTACAGATCATTGAATTAACATTGACATGTAGCAAACTGAACTTCACAATTACAGATCATTGAATTAACACTGACATGTAGCAAACTGAACTTCACAATTACGAACCATTGAATTAACATTGACATGTAGCCAACTGAACTTCAAAATTATGGATCATTGAATTGACATTGATATGTAGCCAACTGAACTTCACAATTACAGACCATTGACTTAACATTGACATGTAGCAAACTGAACGTCACAATTACAGATCATTGAATTAACATTGACATGTAGCCAACTGAACTTCACAATTACAGACCATTGAATTAACACTGACATGTAGCCAACTGAACTTCACAATTACAGACCATTGAATTAACATTGACATGTAGCAAACTGAACTTCACAATTACAGACCACTGAATTAACATTGACATGTAGCAAACTGAACTTCACAATTATGGATCATTGAATTAACATTGACATGTAGCCAACTGAACTTCACAATTACAGACCATTGAATTAACACTGACATGTAGCCAACTGAACTTCACAATTACAGACCATTGAATTAACACTGACATGTAGCAAACTGAACTTCACAATTACAGACCATTGAATTAACATTGACATGTAGCAAACTGAACTTCACAGTTATGGATCTCTCTATTGAAACCTGCTCCAGCTCCTTTCTTCAGTAAAAAAAAGGAATACATTATAACTGAACACATGTAAAGCTGtggaaaaaagcaaataaagttACGTATTCTTTATTCGTAAGACTTGTGTGAATGATAGTTTATAATGCTAGATTTGTCAAATACTAGTAGTGGTTACATGTCATTGCAAGACCTGCACAATATTATAGGGAAAGTAGATCTGCTCAGGGTATGTACTGTTACATGCATTTCATTGGAAAACTAGGCGTTTTGGGGACCATTAGTAATCCAAGCAAGCCAAGAATATTCACTTTCGCACTTGTAAGATGTGAATGGTGCATTTTTCTGCATAATACTTATATATTAAATCAGGTAGATTGAACATAATACATAATGATAGCTCATGACATGTactttttgacaattttttcttAGGAACATTATGTTTGATGATCATGAAATGAATGTGACTTTCTGGGTAAAACTGAATGATGTTAGCTTACTAGAATCTATAGGTGTAACATTAAGTCATAAATATTATGTATGTTGCCAATTATCAAGTTTTTCATTAGATATTGCAATTGGAACTTTACTGTCATGATGTGGCCACTTTGAATGAACCAGTTGAAGGTGAGAATGCTCTCATTGTAACCTTGTGCTTGCACCTACTTGGTTACCAAAGTTGTCAACATTCAAGTAGACTATATTAAGAAACACACATAAGCTGATAAGGTATTATGAACTGTCatctacactaaaaaaaatattctgttaatctTAACGAAAAGTCTgttatttgagtgatgctagaatgtattctgttattataatacaatattctgtgagattcaacataatattctgttagactaaTATATtctgtatgttgaattaatacattatgtgtgttgtatttaataGATTAATATGTTGCATTAGCAAAATATGTTCTAGCATCTCTTAGAGaatgactttctgttaaatttaacagattgttcTTTTGAGTTATTTTTTTTGGGAGCATGCCTTCAGATGTAATTGAATCTACCATGTGTTATATAACCGATTGTGTTTTTATTGTGAATATGTTTATTGCCAGTGCCATATTATACATATGGTAATGTAGTTAGCTGTATGCTGTGCTGTGATTCACACCACAGAACAAAGTTATAGGCTTAGCCTAGGCTTTGTCATACTTATCATTAATAGTGG is a genomic window containing:
- the LOC135472899 gene encoding 26S proteasome non-ATPase regulatory subunit 10-like, with protein sequence MMDFNYRENDLQEAIETGDLARVKQLVESGINLNSILHSVRRRESATILGMAAFEGQIEIMEYLIKAGASVNLKDPYFGRNALHWACQGGWFEGVKLLLQFKVDVNCVDRDNVSPILRASMTGSADITKLLIRHGAEVSQQDRLRSSALHYSSFHGTSSVTRELIKAGCIHNNPTIFGQGTPLANLVYHSDITNCSLLLEAGYTLENETWLSSYKHSSLPNIDKDLSACVEIVLRARRTVPPLMKICRMVVRKVMAGVNLNARMAQLPLPHSLVCYLCLQ